The Nostoc sp. PCC 7524 nucleotide sequence AAAATATCTATGAACTCTCTCCAGAAGAACTGGCGAAAGTTCCTTCCACCCCCGGTTCTTTGGAACTAGCATTGGAAGCACTGGAAAATGATCACGCTTTCTTGACAGAATCAGGTGTATTCACTGAAGACTTTATCCAAAACTGGATTGATTACAAGCTAGCTAATGAAGTCAAACAGTTACAGTTACGTCCTCATCCCTATGAGTTTTATCTCTATTACGACGTTTAATTAACATCTGTTGACAACTTATATTCCAGAGATAGAATTGGCCACCCTTGGGGGTGGCTTTTTCTTGAAGTGGTCACGATATTTTTGAACTTCGTTATTTTGTCCTAGCTCATAGCCGCATTACTGCGACCGTAAATCATTCTTGTAGTAGGATCAATCTTCCCTTGAATTGGGTTCCAGTAATGGGATGCTTCTTCAGCAGGAAGACCGATTTCTTGTGCAGCACGCATCAGCATCGATTGTTGACGATTCTTGATTTGCTGATATTGGCGCATCATAATCGCACGAGATTTTTCTTGAATAGACATAACCAGTCCTCCCTATTGCTTTAGAAATATTAGATTTATTTTTAGCTCTCTATTAATCAATTTACCAAAAATTCTGTAACATACACTACTAAATTGGACTTTTGTCATAAAAATTAATATTTTGCGGTGAATATGGGGGATTAGGAATTGCCTGTAACTCAGACCATTCCTCTGTGTAGACAGGCCAGCAGGGGACAGAAAACAGCCTTCTCTGAACTGAGTTGCCCATCAAATTTTGATGAACTATTTGTTACGATTGTTTACATATGATCTCTAAATGTAATAAATACTTAAGTCATTGCCATGTCTGACACTTTGACTAAGCTCACCTATCAAACGTTTCAACAGGGTAAAAATACCTTTAGCTTGGCTCACAAAACATTAGGTACACAGTTAAGAGACTTAGTGTATCCTAAACTCCAGCAACAGATTAAACCCATTCCCAATGAGGTTTTACTCAGACTGCGAGAAAAAATGAGTCAACTGTTGGAAATAGATTGGCAGGATGCAGAAAAAGGAGTCTATCCTGAAAGTCTGCTGTTTGACAATCCTTGGGAAGACTTTTTCCTTTACTATCCACTTGTATGGCTAGACTTACCTCAAATTTGGGAGCGGATTAAGCAACAAAAATATCAAGATTTTGCGCCGGAAATAGAGACAGAAGGTTATCCGAGCTATTATGTCCAGAATTTTCATCACCAAAGCAATGGCTACCTGAGCGACTTGTCAGCTAATTTATATGACTTACAGGTAGAGCTGCTGTTTGGAGGAACGGCCGACCCCATGCGAAGACGAATTTTAGCTCCGCTTAAACAAGGGTTAAAAGCTTTTGATAGTTTGACAGCAAGAGAAATTCGGATTTTAGATGTAGCTTGTGGAACTGGACGGACTATCAGGTCTATTCGCTCAACTTTGCCTCAAGCATCATTATTTGGTACAGACTTATCACCAGCTTATCTGCGGAAAGCAAATCAGTTACTATCGCAAATTCCTGGAGAATTGCCGCAACTTGTACAAGCCAATGCTGAAGAGTTACCTTATTTAGATAATTATTTTCATGCTGTAACTTCTGTGTTCCTTTTCCATGAGTTACCAGCATCAGTGCGTCAAACTGTCATTGAAGAATGTTTCCGGGTGACAAAACCAGGAGGAGTTTTTATTATTTGTGACTCAATTCAGTTGAGTGATTCACCTGATATGGCTGAGTTAATGGATAATTTCCCAGAAACTTTTCATGAACCATACTATAAGCATTACACTACTGATAACTTAGTAGAACGCTTAGAAAAAGCAGGTTTTGAGAATATCGAGATCCAAATCCATTTTATGAGTAAGTATTTTATTGCTTACAAACCCAGTTCAGGCATTTCCCATTAAAGAAATTTCCAACTTTCAGGCATTGTAGTATTATGAGATGGCGATGTTTGCAATTTAAAAAAGCAAAGTCACATCTCATTTAGCCCGCAGATATACAATGCCTATAGATAAAAGTATTTAAATTTAGGGCGTTGCTGATTAATGGGATGATTTATGTTTCGCGCAAAGGCGCAAAGCCGCAAAAAATTGGTAGTTTACTTTGCTCAAGAAGCTTAATTCATCCCGCATTTATGCAACGCCAAATTTAGATAGATGTCCTGGTTATAAATTATCAACCTGAATGAGATTCTGGTAATCAAACGTTATAAATCAGACTTATCCAAAAATTAGGTTGTAACCCTGAATGTATGAGGCGTTGATTCTAATTTGCGGATATATCTATTGGATAAATAGTAGAGATACTATCTATTCAGGTAGTGATTTACTTGATATTTGTAATGTCCGGATTAAAAAGTATATTGCTGTTAAAGAGTCTATTAAAAAAAGTTCAACAGTGTTGAATTTGTTTGTTATGGGACAAATGCTGATGTCACAACAGGTAGAATTCCTAGCTACTCACTAAACATTAGGAAGGGTATTAGCTTGGGATTCAATTAAACTTCTCCGTCCACTACCACGCACAGGTGTAGCACCTTCTGGCTCATTACGCTTAGGCTTAGGTCTGAGTGAAACCATATCTTGCGAAGTAGTCGAGGGAAAGATGGAATTTTGATTAACTATTTGTTGATAATCAACAGCTAGAGAACCAAATACCAGACTGGAAAGTAAAAAAGGAACAGCAGCACGCATCATAGGAATCTCTTTGTGAACTCTCTTATCTATTGCTACTGATTCTTATGGGCTGAGTCCGGAAAATTATAAAAAAAGTAGTGTGTTTTACTGAAAAAAAATCCAGTTGCCTATAAAGACAAGTTTTCGACTAATAACCAATGACCAGAATGATTTAGGCGACCCCAAACAGTTAGCTTTTGCTTATGGGGCAAGGCTTGTAGCTGCGCGTCTATATGCGATCGCAAGGTTACAAGCTGCCAAGTCTGCCCTAGATTAGCAGATGGAGCAGTGACGGTGAATCTGTATTCTTGCGGATTTGCAATATCAAGAATGCCTGTAAAGCAATCTGTTTCCCGTGTTAATGCTTGGTAGGAATCTGAGTAGTCATACTTATCCACAGATGAAGCGAGGCAATTGCCACTTTGTGGATAGACTTGGGGTTCCTGTAAATAATACAGTTGCCATTGCAACCATTCTGGATGATGGGGAGATAAATTAAATAAAGGTATGATAGCCGCAGGAGCTTGTTGGTCTTGCAATAGAGCTGTCTGCAAAGCATCTACAGGTAAATCTCGCGGCTGACAGTTTAACTCTATACACATAGCCGCAGCCATCCCAGCCGCTTGACCGATACCCAAAACTACAGGTTGCAATCTAGTCGCGCCATTGGCAATATGAGAGACAGAAATATTTTTTTCACAGACCAATAGCCCATCTGTTGTTGCAGGAACTAGAGAACCGTAGGGAATGGTAAAAGGTGTTCCAGTCCACCGTCCCCCCCAACGGATGGATTTAGGTTGTAATTGCAAGTCGAAGCCGGGATAATGATGGTCATTGGCGTAATTACCAATAGCAATAGCATCTGGAAATAGAGCTGCTACCCTACCCTCTGGAACTGGCAAGATATCCTGTTCTCTGATTGTGGTCAGTCCCACCAAACGCCGACTTTCTCTGTAATAGGGATGTAGTGCATAACCTGGATGATCATGAGGAAAAACTTGATCTGCTACACCATAGCGCCTACCCAGCCGATTCTGGATAAAATGAGCAAAATTTTGGCTATGCCAGCGACATTCTTGCAAAAATGCTTTCTTTGATGCTTCTGACTCTATTAAACGTCTTACTCCTTCAGCGTAATCGTTCCCACAGATAGGCCAGTTAATCATAAACAGATTTCCTGGCAAGCGTCCATAATTCAAGAATTTCTCTGCACCATAGTTTTCCCAAGCACCAACAAACAGCGCCGGATCATAATTAGGGGCTGGGGGAATTTCTGGGGCGATATCTGCACCAAAATCTTGCATTAATACTACCCAAGTGGGGGCTTGTACCGGATATTTGCTAGTGATGGCACTCAATTCAATAGGTGCGCTGGGTTCTCCCCATTCCGATTGCAACTCCCAACCCCAACGGTAAGGTATCTCTGCTAAGGCTAATAAATCCCCTAACTCTGTACCGTCGAGAATAACTTTGGCTTGAATGATAAAGTTGGCGAATCGTACACCAGTAATACAACTATCTTGTCGCAACACTTCTAGGGGGACTTGTCCAGAAATCCAATGCAGATTTGCTAACTGTTTTACCCAATCAGCAAAAATTTCTGCCCCCACACGGGGATCATAACTAAAGAAGCTCACCCAGCTGTTATCTAATCCTTCAGGCTGTCGTTGTTGTAATTCTTGTAAAAATGCACCCCATAACCCTGTCTGAAACGCTATTAATTCATTGCCATCAGGGGCAGATACTCCGGCGGAGGTTAACATTCCCCCCAACCAAGGAAATTCACTCACGAGGATGGTGTTAGCACCACGTCGTGCTGCTTGGATAGCCGCAGCTGTACCTCCAGTTCCACCCCCAACAACTAAGACATCGGCTGTGTATGTTTGATGAGTCATTATTTCAAATCCCCTAGATAATAGTTTTTAAACACGGAGGCACGCGGAGGTAAGCGCAGAGGTACGCTGAGTTTTTGTTTGAGTTGTGGGTGTGATATTTTGGGTGATGTTTTAGAGATTTTTGGGGTTTTTTAAGAGTAAAACTAATACTGCTCCCGATAAAATGCCGCCAAACCAACCAAATAGGGAATTAACTAAAATCCACCAGCCTGCTTGTTCCACAAATCGCCGCATTAACCACCATTGGATGATCCCTACTATGGGGCCTACCCACAGCAGGGAATATTCGGGGTAAGGGCCGCAGACAATTACTGAGATACAAGTACCTATAGTAGTTCCTAATAACCACCACTTTTCTGAAATGGGGATGTGTTTTCGTAGCACCAGTAATTGCATGAAACCAACGGTTAAACCCATTGCAAGAGCTACAGCTTGATAACTGATCATTGCCCCAAAGGACTCTAAAGCAGCATAGGCGATCGCAGCTACAATAAATCCCCCAATTAAACCAAAAACATTCACTAACACCCATTGCAAATAAAACCCTATCCCTACTTTTGGACGTTCGGCAGAGACAACAGGTGCAGCTGATGCAGACTGTTGGGGGATTTCTTGACGGTACTGGGCTGGAACTGTGGGAGGAGGTGAATACAGGGGAGGCTCAGAATTAATTGGTTGCTGTTGTGCGGGATCAAAAGGTAGGGTCGGTGTATATTCTGGATGGGCTGATGTTTGTGTTGGTGCATAAGCTGCATTCCCCAACTGCTGTACAGATGCTAAAGCCTCCACCGCCGACTGGTAGCGTTGGCGAAAGTCGTAGCGTACCATCCTGTCTAAAAGATCTGCTAGAGCTGGGCTTACCTGTGCTAAGTGTCGCCAAACGATCTCCGCCGTTTGGATATCTTCTTCTAATTGATGGGGCATTAACCCTGTTAAAGCTTGAATCCCAATCATCCCCACCGCGTAGACATCGCTGCTTAACCTGGGACTACCTCGACTCTGTTCACTGGGCATATAGCCAGCCGTCCCAATTCCCACAGTCATTTTAGTCACACCTTCACCAGTTACCACCTGTGTACTAATTTGTTTCACTGCACCGAAGTCGATTAGTACAACTTTGCCGTCGCTATTGCGGCGAATCAGGTTTGGCGGTTTGATATCTCGGTGAATGACTTGATTTTGATGGACAAAGGCTAATGGTTGCAAAATATTTTGCAATAGAGAAATGGTATAAGCTTCACTCAGCTTTTTTCCAGGGGTGAGTTCATCACTCAGGGGATGACCATCAATAAATTGTTGCACGAGAAAGAATTCTTCGTTTTCTTCAAAGTGCGCCATGAGTTGGGGAATTTGGTCGTGAGTTCCCAACTGATGTAATAACTGTGCTTCTGATTGAAACAACCGCCTAGCAACCTGTAATGTCATGGGATCAGTTGCCATCGGTTTAAGTTGTTTGACTACACAAAGACTGTTGTAAAGTTTAGTGTCTTCGGCAATGTAGGTTTGACCAAAACCACCAGCACCCAAGACTTTGGTGATTTTATAACGTCCGTCTAGTAACTGACCCAACATAAAGGCGATTACCTCCGGTAGGGCATAGCCCCCCGCACAGAAGAATGTCTGTATTTTAACTCCACTCTTACATCTGCCAATAGAGGTGTAGGGGTTTAGGGAAGAAAGACTAAATACTCCTTTCTTTTCAAGAATTACGACTAATGTTAAATCTAGTAACGTTGAACGGTGAAAAATCAACGTGAAAGCACAGGTATTTAGAGGTGTAAATCAACTCTCTTACGAAGAGATCCCCGTACCGACTCTGGAAGCAGATGAAGTGTTGGTGCAGGTGCAAGTAGTTGGCTTATGTCAGTCAGATATTAAAAAAATTCGTTATCCTCTCTATGAACCACCGCGCATATTTGGCCATGAAACAGCCGGAACGATCGCCGCAGTGGGTTCGCAAGTAGTAGGTTGGCAGATAGGGCAACGGGTGGCTGTCATGCACCACATCCCCTGTATGCGATGTGCCTACTGCATGAATGATAATTTCTCAATGTGCGATGTCTATAAAAACATCTCCACCACCGCAGGTTTTAACCCCAGTGGCGGCGGCTTTGCTGAGTATGTGAAAGTCCCTGGTCATATTGTGCAGAATGGTGGGTTAATACCGATCCCCGACAATATCAGTTTTGAAGAGGCCAGTTTTGTCGAACCTACCAATTGTTGTTTAAAAGCTGTTAAAAAAGCGCAAGTTGCCCCTGGACAAACAGTTTTGGTAACTGGTGCGGGGCCAATTGGGTTAATGTTTATCATGTTGGTGAAATATTTCGGGGCGAAAGCGATCGCTACTGATTTATTACCCTCTAGAATCGAAAAAGCCATAAATGTCGGTGCAGAAGCCGCTTTTGATGCGCGTGATCCCGATTTAGCAGCGAAAATTCATGCCTTGACTGGTGGACTAGGTGCGGATGTCACACTATTAGCTGTACCTAGTGATAAAGCCTTCTTTCAAGCTCTCGATTGTACCCGTAAAGGTGGTAAAATCCTATTTTTCGCCGAATTTCCCGACGAAGTAGAAATTCCCATTAATCCCAATATCCTCTACCGTCGAGAAATAGACTTAATGGGTAGCTACAGTTCTTCCTATCGCCTGCAAAATCTCGCGGCTGACATTGTATTTAATCGTCGTATCGATGTGCCAGCCCTCATCAGCGATCGCTACCCCCTCAAAGATTTATCAGCAGCCGTAGACCAAGCGATCGCACCTACACCAGAGACTTATAAAATCCTCATTTATCCATAAGTTGGGGACTGGGGACTGGGGATTGGGGATTGGGGACTGGGGATTGGGGACTGGTGAATTAGGAAGAAATTCTTCCTTGTCTCCCTTGTCTCCCCTCACTCCCACCCTGCGGGAAGCTGATGCTACATCCCCCCCTGCTCCCTCATCCTCCCCTGCTCCCCTCCGGGTCTTCCCCCTCTCCCCTAATATGCAAATACCGATTACATTACTTATAGTTGTCCTACTAGCCTTCTATGTAGCTTGGAATCTCGGAGCTAACGACGTTGCTAACGCAATGGGAACTTCTGTTGGTTCTAAAGCTATTACTCTGAAGCAGGCACTAATTATTGCTGGGGTATTAGAGTTTACTGGTGCAGTTTTATTTGGCCATCAAGTAACAGCCACCCTAGCGACAAAAGTAGCCAACCCGGAATTGTTTGCGGCTACACCCCAAGTTTTAGTCATTGGCATGGTGACAGTCTTAATTTCTTGTGGTGTCTGGCTACAAATTGCCACAACGCGGGGTTTGCCTGTATCCTCATCCCATGCAGTCGTCGGTGCGATCGCAGGTTTTAGTTGGGTAGCTTTAGGAGTAGGTGCAATTGATTGGTCAACCATTGGCTCAATCACAATCGGTTGGGTTTTAACACCAGTTATCAGTGGAGCGATCGCCGCTTTATTCTATAGTCAAATCAAGCACTGGATTTTGGATCAACCTCATCAACTTCAACAACTACAAGAGTGGATTCCCTGGTTAAGTGCAGTCCTCATCGGAGCATTTGGCGTAATTGTCATACCTCCCTTCACTCAACCCATCCACAATTTTTTAATTGCCGAATTCGGTATTTACATCCCCCCCCATGACATCCCCTTGGTAATAGGTGCAGTAGCCGCAGTTGCCCTAACTATTTTTAGTTGGCGACAGTTAGAGGAGGCAGAGGAGCAGGGGAGCAGGGGAGCAGGGGAGAATACTAAAATTTATCTAGCACAATCCCCAGTCCCCAATCCCCAATCCCCAATCCCCAATCCCCAATCCCCAATCCCCAGTCCCCAGTCCCCAATCCCCAGTCCCCAATCCCCAGTCCCCAATCCCCTAGAAAGCCTCTTCGCCCGCTTTCAAGTTTTGAGTGCTTGCTTTGTCGCGTTTGCACATGGTTCCAATGATGTAGGTAATGCGATCGCACCTGTAGCCGCGATCGTGTATATCAATCACACTGGTCAAGTACCCACAAATAACATCACTATTCCCTTGTGGATTTTAATCATTGGGGGAGCTGGTATTGTTGCTGGTCTAGCTGTCTGGGGTAAAAAAGTTATTGCTACCATTGGCGAAAATATTATTGCCTTACAACCCAGTAGTGGATTTTGTGCTGAACTGGCAACGGCTACTACCATCCTCATCGCCTCCCGGCTGGGTTTACCTGTTTCCACCTCTCACGCCCTCGTTGGTGGTGTAGTGGGTATTGGACTGGTGCAAGACATCAATTCAGTGAAATTCCAAACCCTC carries:
- a CDS encoding class I SAM-dependent methyltransferase — protein: MSDTLTKLTYQTFQQGKNTFSLAHKTLGTQLRDLVYPKLQQQIKPIPNEVLLRLREKMSQLLEIDWQDAEKGVYPESLLFDNPWEDFFLYYPLVWLDLPQIWERIKQQKYQDFAPEIETEGYPSYYVQNFHHQSNGYLSDLSANLYDLQVELLFGGTADPMRRRILAPLKQGLKAFDSLTAREIRILDVACGTGRTIRSIRSTLPQASLFGTDLSPAYLRKANQLLSQIPGELPQLVQANAEELPYLDNYFHAVTSVFLFHELPASVRQTVIEECFRVTKPGGVFIICDSIQLSDSPDMAELMDNFPETFHEPYYKHYTTDNLVERLEKAGFENIEIQIHFMSKYFIAYKPSSGISH
- the patX gene encoding heterocyst-inhibiting protein PatX, coding for MMRAAVPFLLSSLVFGSLAVDYQQIVNQNSIFPSTTSQDMVSLRPKPKRNEPEGATPVRGSGRRSLIESQANTLPNV
- a CDS encoding inorganic phosphate transporter, producing MQIPITLLIVVLLAFYVAWNLGANDVANAMGTSVGSKAITLKQALIIAGVLEFTGAVLFGHQVTATLATKVANPELFAATPQVLVIGMVTVLISCGVWLQIATTRGLPVSSSHAVVGAIAGFSWVALGVGAIDWSTIGSITIGWVLTPVISGAIAALFYSQIKHWILDQPHQLQQLQEWIPWLSAVLIGAFGVIVIPPFTQPIHNFLIAEFGIYIPPHDIPLVIGAVAAVALTIFSWRQLEEAEEQGSRGAGENTKIYLAQSPVPNPQSPIPNPQSPIPSPQSPIPSPQSPVPNPLESLFARFQVLSACFVAFAHGSNDVGNAIAPVAAIVYINHTGQVPTNNITIPLWILIIGGAGIVAGLAVWGKKVIATIGENIIALQPSSGFCAELATATTILIASRLGLPVSTSHALVGGVVGIGLVQDINSVKFQTLKGIAAAWIVTVPVSAVLSAVIFRIAQMFFF
- a CDS encoding protein kinase domain-containing protein gives rise to the protein MLGQLLDGRYKITKVLGAGGFGQTYIAEDTKLYNSLCVVKQLKPMATDPMTLQVARRLFQSEAQLLHQLGTHDQIPQLMAHFEENEEFFLVQQFIDGHPLSDELTPGKKLSEAYTISLLQNILQPLAFVHQNQVIHRDIKPPNLIRRNSDGKVVLIDFGAVKQISTQVVTGEGVTKMTVGIGTAGYMPSEQSRGSPRLSSDVYAVGMIGIQALTGLMPHQLEEDIQTAEIVWRHLAQVSPALADLLDRMVRYDFRQRYQSAVEALASVQQLGNAAYAPTQTSAHPEYTPTLPFDPAQQQPINSEPPLYSPPPTVPAQYRQEIPQQSASAAPVVSAERPKVGIGFYLQWVLVNVFGLIGGFIVAAIAYAALESFGAMISYQAVALAMGLTVGFMQLLVLRKHIPISEKWWLLGTTIGTCISVIVCGPYPEYSLLWVGPIVGIIQWWLMRRFVEQAGWWILVNSLFGWFGGILSGAVLVLLLKNPKNL
- a CDS encoding zinc-dependent dehydrogenase, whose protein sequence is MKAQVFRGVNQLSYEEIPVPTLEADEVLVQVQVVGLCQSDIKKIRYPLYEPPRIFGHETAGTIAAVGSQVVGWQIGQRVAVMHHIPCMRCAYCMNDNFSMCDVYKNISTTAGFNPSGGGFAEYVKVPGHIVQNGGLIPIPDNISFEEASFVEPTNCCLKAVKKAQVAPGQTVLVTGAGPIGLMFIMLVKYFGAKAIATDLLPSRIEKAINVGAEAAFDARDPDLAAKIHALTGGLGADVTLLAVPSDKAFFQALDCTRKGGKILFFAEFPDEVEIPINPNILYRREIDLMGSYSSSYRLQNLAADIVFNRRIDVPALISDRYPLKDLSAAVDQAIAPTPETYKILIYP
- a CDS encoding FAD-dependent oxidoreductase; the protein is MTHQTYTADVLVVGGGTGGTAAAIQAARRGANTILVSEFPWLGGMLTSAGVSAPDGNELIAFQTGLWGAFLQELQQRQPEGLDNSWVSFFSYDPRVGAEIFADWVKQLANLHWISGQVPLEVLRQDSCITGVRFANFIIQAKVILDGTELGDLLALAEIPYRWGWELQSEWGEPSAPIELSAITSKYPVQAPTWVVLMQDFGADIAPEIPPAPNYDPALFVGAWENYGAEKFLNYGRLPGNLFMINWPICGNDYAEGVRRLIESEASKKAFLQECRWHSQNFAHFIQNRLGRRYGVADQVFPHDHPGYALHPYYRESRRLVGLTTIREQDILPVPEGRVAALFPDAIAIGNYANDHHYPGFDLQLQPKSIRWGGRWTGTPFTIPYGSLVPATTDGLLVCEKNISVSHIANGATRLQPVVLGIGQAAGMAAAMCIELNCQPRDLPVDALQTALLQDQQAPAAIIPLFNLSPHHPEWLQWQLYYLQEPQVYPQSGNCLASSVDKYDYSDSYQALTRETDCFTGILDIANPQEYRFTVTAPSANLGQTWQLVTLRSHIDAQLQALPHKQKLTVWGRLNHSGHWLLVENLSL